From a region of the Trichoderma atroviride chromosome 6, complete sequence genome:
- a CDS encoding uncharacterized protein (MEROPS:MER0003580~SECRETED:SignalP(1-25)): MAHRHLKSVVKPLALLLSVLPYGNTSPTPPCSTPPGVHIPKQGAVASQSTVCSNIGIQLLKDGGNAVDALVGTVFCVGVIGMYHSGIGGGGFLLLRLSNGTYEFVDMRETAPGAATQDMYNKDENLSLYGGMASGVPGELRGTEYIHDKYGALPWAHVIKPSIEVARNGFKVTEDLINTIKQTSPNNFLTEDPAWAIDFAPKGRLVRLGETMTRRRYADTLEAIAQHGADAFYTGPIANATIRALKAVGGIMTLEDLKNYTVAIREPLQINYRGYKLTSTNAPSSGAVALSALNTVGGFDGFNDPSQVNLTTHRLDEAIRFAYGQRTELGDPSFVDGIDKYTKEMISAKTGAEIRAKISDFRTQNVSYYDPKGLESLETPGTSHMVAADASGMAVSMTTTINLLFGSTVIVPETGVIMNDEMNDFSIPGLSNSFGYIPSPANYIRPGKRPLSSISPIIAETADGKLYLALGSAGGSRIITANIQNTIHVIDGNMTTAEALAQPRLHDQLVPDLATFEYAYDNQTVAFMKSLGHNVSWIAPGQSTAQAVRLLPNGTFEAAGEPRQVSSGGFAI; this comes from the exons ATGGCTCATCGCCATTTAAAGTCAGTGGTCAAGCCGCTTGCTCTCCTCCTTTCGGTACTTCCTTATGGCAACACATCTCCAACGCCACCATGCAGTACACCTCCCGGAGTGCATATTCCCAAGCAAGGAGCCGTTGCCTCTCAAAGCACTGTCTGCAGTAATATTGGTATCCAATTGCTCAAAGACGGTGGTAATGCAGTCGATGCTCTCGTGGGCACCGTCTTTTGCGTTGGCGTCATTGGGATGTATCATAGTGGAattggcggcggtggcttcTTGCTATTGAGACTGAGCAATGGCACGTACGAATTTGTCGACATGCGCGAGACAGCTCCAGGTGCCGCTACTCAAGACATGTACAACAAGGATGAAAATCTCAGCTTATACGGCGGTATGGCGAG TGGTGTTCCTGGAGAGCTTCGAGGAACAGAGTACATACATGACAAATATGGTGCTCTTCCATGGGCCCACGTAATAAAGCCTTCGATCGAAGTTGCGAGGAATGGTTTTAAGGTGACCGAGGACTTGATCAACACCATCAAACAGACTTCACCAAACAACTTCCTCACAGAAGACCCAGCATGGGCGATTGACTTTGCTCCCAAGGGACGCCTCGTCAGACTGGGCGAGACAATGACGCGCAGGCGATATGCCGATACCCTGGAGGCCATTGCTCAGCACGGCGCCGATGCATTTTACACCGGGCCTATTGCTAATGCTACAATCCGCGCATTGAAAGCTGTTGGTGGAATTATGACGCTGGAGGATTTGAAGAATTACACTGTTGCCATTCGAGAGCCCCTGCAGATCAACTATCGCGGGTACAAActcaccagcaccaacgcTCCATCAAGTGGTGCGGTAGCGCTGAGCGCTTTGAACACTGTTGGCGGCTTTGATGGATTCAACGACCCTTCACAGGTGAATTTGACAACACACCGGCTGGATGAGGCTATCCGATTTGCCTACGGCCAGCGCACTGAGCTCGGAGATCCGTCGTTTGTTGACGGCATAGACAAATACACCAAGGAGATGATTTCCGCCAAAACTGGAGCTGAGATTCGTGCCAAGATTTCAGATTTCAGGACACAAAACGTGTCTTACTACGATCCCAAAGGCTTGGAATCTCTGGAGACGCCTGGAACGTCTCATATGGTGGCTGCAGATGCCAGCGGAATGGCTGTCTCAATGACCACCACTATCAACCTGCTCTTTGGATCAACCGTCATCGTTCCAGAGACGGGCGTTATCATGAACGATGAAATGAACGACTTTAGCATTCCTGGTCTTAGCAACAGCTTCGGCTATATACCCAGCCCAGCTAATTATATTCGCCCCGGCAAGCGTCCTCTGTCATCCATTTCTCCCATTATTGCAGAGACTGCAGACGGCAAGCTCTATCTCGCGCTTGGCTCTGCGGGAGGCAGCCGCATCATCACTGCCAATATCCAGAACACGATTCATGTCATTGATGGAAATATGACAACTGCTGAGGCACTGGCACAGCCGCGTTTGCATGATCAGCTTGTGCCTGATCTGGCAACTTTTGAATATGCATATGATAACCAGACTGTAGCATTCATGAAGTCGCTTGGCCACAATGTTTCGTGGATTGCGCCGGGACAAAGTACAGCACAAGCCGTGAGGTTGCTCCCCAACGGAACGTTTGAGGCAGCAGGAGAGCCAAGGCAGGTGTCCTCTGGAGGATTTGCAATTTGA